The Styela clava chromosome 10, kaStyClav1.hap1.2, whole genome shotgun sequence genome window below encodes:
- the LOC120337750 gene encoding uncharacterized protein LOC120337750 — MYFEEILRLIVLIAMCFAKDSDGCHSPGPPGLPHGLMTMLTSLSSQKTEGIDECGADLIEMIIEKYGEDALEWVLEDVSHVLDMAPYVNYRTFLYYLSKTESCTKFPGYCKIFSDCIRDNNQITWSWW, encoded by the exons ATGTactttgaagaaattttacGTCTTATTGTGTTGATAGCGATGTGTTTCGCAAAAGATTCAGACG GTTGTCACTCGCCAGGTCCACCAGGCCTTCCGCATGGGCTTATGACAATGTTGACCAGTCTAAGCAGTCAAAAAACTGAAGGTATAGATGAATGTGGCGCTGATTTGATTGAGATGATCATA GAAAAATATGGCGAAGACGCTCTCGAATGGGTATTGGAGGATGTGTCTCATGTTCTCGACATGGCCCCGTACGTCAATTACCGAACGTTTTTGTATTACTTGTCTAAGACAGAGTCTTGTACCAAATTTCCTggatattgtaaaatattttcg GATTGCATCCGGGACAATAACCAGATAACATGGAGTTGGTGGTAA